Within the Salvia hispanica cultivar TCC Black 2014 chromosome 4, UniMelb_Shisp_WGS_1.0, whole genome shotgun sequence genome, the region ttttgaagtagtcatgtttggatttttatttttttttaattatgcaaaTGGGTGTTATGCATTCTGAGAATGTATGTGTTACTCAGTTATTGCAGCAGCTATTACGGTGACAGCGGCAGCAGCCATAACTTTGCGATTCGTCgtaaaattatcaaaagttCGGAGCAGAAGCCGACGTCACCGGAGCTTGAAACTGAAAGAAACAGCATCCATAACCATTCCAATTTATCCCTACAAAGAAATAGAGAAGGCCACAAACTTCTTCTCCGACAAGAAAATGCTCGGCACCGGCGCCTACGGCACAGTCTACTCCGGCAAGCTCAGCAACGACAAATGGGTCGCTATCAAACGGCTCAAACAAAGAGACCACGGCCCGGGCGATATCCAGAACGTGATAAATGAGATCAAACTCCTCTCCTCAGTAAAGCACCCGAACCTCGTCCAGCTCCTCGGCTGCTCCATCGAGCGCGAGGACATCCTGGTGTACGAGTTCATGCCCAATGGCACCCTCTCCCAGCACCTGCAGGGAGAGAAGGCCGGTGGGCTCCCCTGGGCGGTCCGTCTCAGCATTGCTGCTGAGACGGCCCGCGCCCTGTCTTATCTGCACCACACACTGCAGCCTCCCATCTACCACAGAGACGTCAAGACCAGTAACATCCTCCTCGACTACAACCTGTCCGCCAAGGTGGCGGACTTTGGTCTGTCGAGGCTTGGGATGTCTGAGGAGGCGTCCCACGTGTCCACGGCCCCCCAGGGGACGCCTGGGTACGTGGACCCGCAGTACCaccaacattttcatttgtcagACAAGAGCGATGTGTACAGCTTTGGAGTGGTGCTGGTGGAGATTATCACAGCGATGAGGGTGGTGGATTTCAGCCGGCCGCCGGGGGAGATCAACCTGGCGGCGCTGGCGGTGGATCGGATCGGGCGGGGGTGTTTGGAGGAGATTGTTGACCCTTTTATATTGAAGTCCGGCGGCGGTGAGGGGACGCTTTGGTCGGTGAATAAGGTGGGTGAGCTGGCGTTTAGGTGCCTTGCCTTTGATAGGGATTTGAGGCCGTCGATGATTGATGTTTTGGATGAGTTGGAGCAGATTGCGGCGGCGGGGAGTAAGGCTTCCTCTAATTTGGTGGTGGGTGCAGAAGATGGAAGCTTGTGTAGGGTTAGTAGTAGCAAGAAGACGTTGAAGAATATGCAGATGGATTTATCTCCAATTGCTTCAGTTATTGATTCATTGAGAAGTGATGAGAGTTCTTCCTCGTCAAACAGCTAAATCTGTTTGATTAATTGGTATGTTTCTAATGTTTTAGACTTCTTGAAAAATCTTCTCTAATATAAGGATACAAATGGAAGCGCCTTGATTAtactcaaacaaaaaatagttgcaaatataattaatactttGATACAAGCATCAACCGTCGAACTAGTTATTTTGCGCCAATTGCAACATGAGTCTCTGCAACACAACactcttctttattttatcatctatgTTCCTGACGATGGCGATAATGTTCTTCAACAATTCTTTTATTGGTTTCAGATATACTAACACGCACAATAACTGCCaaagaattttcaaattcaacaaattttaCCCATTTTGAAGGCGAATGTTCTGTGTTTCTTTGCATACATACCATTTGATCCTTCAATTATGAAGTTGATGAAATTATCTACATCATATATTTGAAATCTTGCTCTTCTTTATTGGGCAATGCTTCGTCGTCGTTGGGAATACATTTTAGATAATTGATTTGAGATTAAAGGGGTGACTATATGgcatatagtactccatatccAAGCCAATCTTCATATGTTTCCCAAGATTTGAGtattcaataataaatactagtaatactCTTGGGAGTTACATGCTCATGGTTTAGAATTGTACCAAGTGTGTAAACTACAATCTAAATGAATCGAAAGGAGGTTTACTATTGTATTTGTGATCGCTCTAGTCTAACTTGAATAATCATAATTAGATGTTAAAGGAGGTGTGGGATGGAGCTGAAATTTGGATTGAGTGGGAGAATCATTTGGTAGGAGGTGGAAATGGACACCACCGAAGAGTGAAAACAGAGAGAAGAGGTGGCGCCCAAGACCGCCGGATGATCACAcaaatctttttaaaaatagccatggcaataaaaaaatcttaaatcatcaaattatagatttagctaaaaaaattattaaatgacgTCATCCAGATAACCAGATGTTTTATCTGcatcatatttttcattaatcaaAAGCGTTCATAATTTCTCttaaatcataatattattggacaattgagaaaaatgccataatataaaaaatatatttttaaatttgaatctAGTATAATGATTGGAGAAACTTTTACATCAAAATACACTTAAGTTTAGCGTAAATAATTGGAAATACTCTTGGACAGAAATATAGACAGTAGGAAAAGTGGTATACTAGTAATGGCTAAAGATAAGCTTTAATTTGTTAGCGACTTTGATAATTCCGCAATTGTATCTAAATGAGCATACTTTcaccaaatttttatttgtatatgaaTTAAAGGTTTTactttgaaatatttaaattttcaattattttaatttttcaaattgatATCAATTGCgattaaagtaataaaacaacATTAATTTTCGTCTTCAGCCAGCCAACGTTACTTCGTCGAAAATTGGCACTCATATAAAAATCgataataattgaaaactcgtatatttataaataaatttaacttcatattcaaaatcaaaattgaaagaaaattagATCCTCTATCAAATATTCATTCCGTCCctaaagaatatgcattttgggttcgacacggattttaatgtaaaattgatacataagagagaggtagatagaaaaagtaattaaagtattgttagtggagaatgaatcCCTCCAAAGAGGGTGTTGTATTCTTAAGAGCAGACATGAGGCGGAAAGAAAAAACTTGGAATGCGCCTTCAGATTGCTTCAGGCACATTGGGCAGTAATTAAACGCTCACCATGTCTATGGCATTAATATATTGCATCTTCGACGTCATGTATGTAGTATGTACTATGTTGCATAACTTGATAATTGAAGACGAATTAGAGTATAGGTAAGATAATAAGGTACATGGTTGTGGGAGTTTTGGTTTGATGCGAAAACTAAGAGgaataataatacaataacGTATAAGTTATGTAAAAAATGATCATGGGTTAGAAAAGGTGCGACTTAGGGTATGAAATGGACATGGGCTAGCCGCAGATTATATATTagttcttttcattttcattattattatttagggTTCGTTCGGTGTTCTATAAATAGCCTGAAATAGGGAGAAAACAAGGAAAATATGGTGGTTCGGTGTTCCATATAATACTCTGCGCAGCCCGCACTATTGGCTTTGACTTTGGCATGGgcatctttttattattggcTTATTGCACATTATAATCGAAGGACCGTCCATGTACTGGAGTTTGGGAGTGACGTGTAGTTAGCTTTGACTTGTTTTGGTGTTTGTTGTGTTGACTATTCTAGACGAGAACATGTGTAATAAGCAGACGGAGAATCAGCCCACCATATGTGATTTGAATTCagtatttattactactattaatttatttttcgtaTTCAAACCTGAAAAACAGGACTGAATTTATAATGTCTTTAATTCTCCCAACGATAATTCACACTCATTCAAGCGTTCAACTCACATTACTTTCCCTCTTTAATATATGTGCACATAATTACCACCTAAATTCACTCCAAGTATTTAACTTTCGTAAGTATCACAAAATTAGTCAGTATATGTAAAAGTAGCTacaaattacattatttaagGTCAAGCGTTTATGTTTCTACATACCTACAAATTGTGACATTTCTAGGAAACCGGAATTGAGCCTACTTTTTCTCGATTTCACTATTCCTTTTTTGGACGGCGCCGGTATTAAAGTACATAACTTCCGACCCATGTTTATAATCCATCTTGctttcatcaaaatttatttatttattattctcattataCTCCCTATTTATACCCACCACCAATAGTCAACAATCAATTACCAAACTCAAATCTACTCATCAATGGCTTCTCTCTTCTCCTCTCCCTCAAACCTACCGGCTTTCTCAAAGCCCAAGCGATCTCACCCGATCACCACCGCCACTCTTTCCGAGAAACCATACATTTCTCAGCCACTTCCTCCGCCCTTCACGGCGGCGCCGCCACCGCCGAAACCCTCCACCCTCCCCATCCGCAAAATCCCGGGAGACTACGGGCTCCCCTTGATCGGGCCGTGGAAGGACCGAGAAGACTTCTTCTACAACCAAGGGCGCGACGAATTCTTCAAATCGAGGATCAAGAAATACCAATCCACCGTGTTCCGAGCCAACATGCCGCCCGGCCCCTTCATCTCCCTCAACCCCAACGTCGTCGTTTTGCTCGACGCCAAGAGCTTCCCCGCCCTCTTCAACACCGATAAAGTCGAGAAGAAGGACCTCTTCACCGGCACCTACATGCCCTCCGTCGACCTCACCGGCGGCTACCGCACCCTCTCCTTCTTAGACCCCTCCGAGCCCAACCACGCCAAGCTCAAGAAGCTCATCTTCATCATGCTCTCTTATCGCCGCGACCGCCTCATGCCGGAGTTCCACCATACTTACTCACAGATGTTTGAGAATCTGGAGAAAGAGTTGGCTTCCAAAGGGAAGGCCGACTTCGGCCCCCCGAGCGATCAGGCCGCCTTCAACTTCCTGGCCCGATCGTTCTTCGGGGTTGACCCGCTCGAGACGAAGCTGGGGCCGGACGGCCCGAGCCTCATCACAAAATGGGTCCTGTTTCAGCTCCATCCGCTGCTGACTCTGGGCCTGCCAAGGCCCATCGAAGATGGGCTTCTGCACAATTTCATGCTGCCGCCTTTTTTGATAAAGAAGGACTATGAGAGACTTTATGAGTTCTTCTATAGCAACTCGGCCGAGCTTCTGTGCCAGGCCGAGAAGCTCGGCCTGTCCCCGGATGAGGCCGTCCACAACCTCTTATACACCACGTGCTTCAACTCCTTTGGCGGGATGAAGAAGCTCTTCccaaacatcctcaaatgggTCGGCCGCGGCGGGACGCGCCTGCACACGGATCTCGCCCGCGAGGTCCGTGCAGCGGTCGCGTCCCACGGCGGCGTCACCATGGCGGCCATGGAGAGTATGCCGCTGATGAAATCAGTGGTGTACGAGGCGCTGCGGGTGGAGCCGCCCGTGGCGTCTCAGTACGCCAAGGCGAAGCGCGACTTCGTGGTGGAGTCGCACGACGCGGCGTTCGAGATCAAGGAGGGGGAGATGCTGTTCGGGTTCCAGCCGTTCGCGACCAAGGACCCGCGGATATTCGAGCGGGCCGAGGAGTTCGTGCCGGGCCGGTTCGTGGGGGAGGAAGGGGAGAGGCTACTGAAGCACGTGGTGTGGTCGAACGGGCCGGAGAATGAGCACGCCACGGTGAACAACAAGCAGTGCGCCGGGAAGGACTTCGTGGTGCTGGCGGCGAGGTTGCTGCTGGTGGAGATATTCCGCCGCTACGATTCCTTTGACATCGAGGTTTCGACGTCGCCGCTGGGGAACTCGATTAAATTGACGTCGTTGAAAAGGGCGAGTTTTTGAATCTGCGGCGGAGTAGTGGTGGTGATGGTACTTAGTAGTGGTTTGTGGGGTTGTATATTGTAACCTTTTTGttttatcaaatataatttcttaatcgTACTGATATTTTTCTAGTTAGTAGTACTTGATAGtgttacaaaaaaaatttaggtgCAAGTTGCAAATATAGAGCAGAAAAGTCATAGAAAGCATAAATCAGattatatttagatttatttgttaacttatagtactatgaaaatatatttcatttggGCATCAAAATGTTTCGGATTTTAATTCGTAATTGCATGAAATATCTACTTTAAAAAGTACTAACAAAATAACTTTGTTTTGACATtcatatggagtactaatttaatttcgtcctttaaaaataattattatttttattttgatccgtcccttaaattacttttatattttggaaaacttttttcttgtttgtgACTCTTTATTCGTTAATAATAActtaatcaatttttcttttaatatctctcttattttattaattatgcattaaaatacttaaagttgagacaaagagagtagtagtatatgttttttgaatttatcgGTATTAAAACAAAGCCATATTTTCgagtaatatattttccaGCATCAAAGTTAaactattttgaattttatttttgcaactcacccaaaataaagttaattttacaatattaacTAATAGGAGTATTTCAAGAATACCACTTAATCAAATTCTCTCTTGTCCACTACATGAAGAAATTTTGGTGACTTTGTAAGCTAAGCAAGCCTGGTTCTCCGGGCTTTCTCCCTTCTCGACCAGACGAAGGAGATATGAATTCCATTCAGGCGGGTAAGGGCTTGGCTTGACCGTGTCTTTTCTCGGGTCGGAGGCGAAAACTCCTTTATTGATATTctccctcttactttttctctctaatttatTAACTACTCCATCTGTCTGTGAATAAGaatctcgtttttccatttcagtccgtccgtgaataggaatcccgattcacttttaccataaatggtaatagggtctcatcttccactaactcatttcactcacatctcatttaaaattaatatatatacccGTTGGACTcctatttcactaatttttttccacccatttttttatcatttcttaaaactcgtgccgctatgaaatgagactcctaatagcggacggagggagtatcttactttattctcctccactttactaacaaaatcACATTTCCTTAAATTTCATCCGAAAAGTTTTTGCTCACTTATCTTGAGACGGAAAATATACTACATAGTGGAATAGTATaaaataggacccacatccatgatattcaaataatttttaaaactcgttcCAAGTCAAAGTGTAACTCTAATCGGCGATGTTTGGCGCCACCTGTTTTCACTCTTGTATGGTCTGTGTGTCACTCTCCTTCATCCTACCAAATGATTCTCCCACTCAATCCAAATTTCAGCTCCAATCCACACCTCTCAACACAATCCCCATCAAAATGAACTCCAATTCGTCATCGCTGTTGCGCTACTCCTTCTCTTTCACTAAGCCCTACCCCTAGCCGCAACAGAAGGTCGCTTTCCCTCTTTACTTCTCAATTTGAACCTCAGAGCAAGTTAGGTTTACATTTCCCCCCTTTCCGCTTCCAATTTCAGGTGCGATTTCTACGCCGAGGCGTGGCGATGGCAAAAATCCATCGTCGAAGAGAAGAAAGCGTTGAGTGAAAAGGATGAAGATGTTGCTGAATCTTTGATTATTTTGCAGCACCAACCTGTTTACACGTTGGGCGCCTTTTGATTTGCATCGAACCGAACGCGGCGGTGAAGTTACTTATCACGGC harbors:
- the LOC125219518 gene encoding wall-associated receptor kinase-like 14, with amino-acid sequence MKLKSSNQILFHAASLALCAAAAMACNQTCGWRTVPFPFGFSPGCEIQLNCSHNGTALAADFPVLAITSDTILASLPAVCNRPVEALGRLFTRNYAPTFLNAVLLQNCSGGPNSCFIPTTEVRANFELLDCGGHTNDSIRCYSQADNSSLFMDYGRLRRSGCTSLFSAISIESLDMSNLSVSLDVRIVRLGWWRLGRCGCSDHAKCEAVLPPGIGDAAAYRCRCVDGFVGDGFRDGMGCRRDQECNLSKYLSGECRGATRILVLIGVIAAAITVTAAAAITLRFVVKLSKVRSRSRRHRSLKLKETASITIPIYPYKEIEKATNFFSDKKMLGTGAYGTVYSGKLSNDKWVAIKRLKQRDHGPGDIQNVINEIKLLSSVKHPNLVQLLGCSIEREDILVYEFMPNGTLSQHLQGEKAGGLPWAVRLSIAAETARALSYLHHTLQPPIYHRDVKTSNILLDYNLSAKVADFGLSRLGMSEEASHVSTAPQGTPGYVDPQYHQHFHLSDKSDVYSFGVVLVEIITAMRVVDFSRPPGEINLAALAVDRIGRGCLEEIVDPFILKSGGGEGTLWSVNKVGELAFRCLAFDRDLRPSMIDVLDELEQIAAAGSKASSNLVVGAEDGSLCRVSSSKKTLKNMQMDLSPIASVIDSLRSDESSSSSNS
- the LOC125217865 gene encoding allene oxide synthase 1, chloroplastic, with amino-acid sequence MASLFSSPSNLPAFSKPKRSHPITTATLSEKPYISQPLPPPFTAAPPPPKPSTLPIRKIPGDYGLPLIGPWKDREDFFYNQGRDEFFKSRIKKYQSTVFRANMPPGPFISLNPNVVVLLDAKSFPALFNTDKVEKKDLFTGTYMPSVDLTGGYRTLSFLDPSEPNHAKLKKLIFIMLSYRRDRLMPEFHHTYSQMFENLEKELASKGKADFGPPSDQAAFNFLARSFFGVDPLETKLGPDGPSLITKWVLFQLHPLLTLGLPRPIEDGLLHNFMLPPFLIKKDYERLYEFFYSNSAELLCQAEKLGLSPDEAVHNLLYTTCFNSFGGMKKLFPNILKWVGRGGTRLHTDLAREVRAAVASHGGVTMAAMESMPLMKSVVYEALRVEPPVASQYAKAKRDFVVESHDAAFEIKEGEMLFGFQPFATKDPRIFERAEEFVPGRFVGEEGERLLKHVVWSNGPENEHATVNNKQCAGKDFVVLAARLLLVEIFRRYDSFDIEVSTSPLGNSIKLTSLKRASF